From Mycolicibacterium nivoides, a single genomic window includes:
- a CDS encoding protein jag — protein sequence MTDAQTTETEPGAELEEAAQSAPKSEDDLEERLVAEGEIAGDYLEELLDLLDFDGDIDLDVEGDRAVVSIDGGGDLSKLVGRKGEVLDALQELTRLAVHQKTGERSRLMLDIARWRRRRRDELAALGDKVARRVLESGEREELAPMTPFERKIVHDAVAAVEGVRSESEGVEPSRRVVVLLG from the coding sequence ATGACGGACGCACAGACGACCGAGACCGAGCCCGGCGCAGAGCTGGAGGAGGCCGCCCAGTCCGCGCCGAAGAGCGAGGACGATCTGGAGGAGCGACTGGTCGCGGAAGGCGAGATCGCCGGCGACTACCTCGAGGAGCTGCTCGACCTCCTGGACTTCGACGGCGATATCGACCTCGATGTCGAAGGGGACCGGGCAGTCGTGAGCATCGACGGCGGTGGCGATCTGAGCAAGCTGGTCGGGCGTAAGGGAGAGGTGCTCGACGCTCTCCAGGAGCTGACCCGGCTGGCCGTGCATCAGAAGACCGGCGAACGCAGCCGGCTGATGCTGGACATCGCGCGGTGGCGGCGCCGTCGTCGCGATGAGCTCGCGGCATTGGGCGACAAGGTGGCCCGCCGGGTGCTGGAGTCGGGCGAGCGCGAAGAGCTGGCTCCCATGACGCCGTTCGAGCGCAAGATCGTTCACGACGCGGTGGCTGCGGTCGAGGGCGTCCGCAGCGAGAGCGAAGGCGTTGAGCCGTCGCGACGCGTCGTCGTTCTGCTTGGCTGA
- the rsmG gene encoding 16S rRNA (guanine(527)-N(7))-methyltransferase RsmG — MFHVKHGPVPAAPDAAAGVFGDRLETAERYAAILAGAGVEWGLIGPREVDRLWDRHILNSSALGELLAPDERIGDIGSGAGLPGIPVALARPDVHVTLIEPLLRRSEFLREVVDELGLDVTVVRGRAEDAEVRQSVGELDVVTSRAVASLDKLTRWSMPLLRVDGRMLALKGERAEAEIEEHRRVMASLGAVDARVVKCGVNYLNPPVTVVAVRREAVRPGNRSTGRASGSRGRSGRR, encoded by the coding sequence ATGTTTCACGTGAAACATGGACCGGTCCCCGCGGCACCGGACGCCGCGGCGGGGGTCTTCGGAGATCGTCTGGAGACCGCCGAACGGTACGCGGCGATTCTGGCCGGTGCCGGTGTCGAGTGGGGTCTGATCGGTCCGCGAGAAGTGGACAGGCTCTGGGATCGACACATTCTCAATAGCTCCGCTCTCGGAGAGCTCCTGGCTCCCGATGAGCGCATCGGCGATATCGGCAGCGGCGCCGGCCTCCCGGGAATCCCCGTGGCTCTGGCGCGCCCCGATGTGCATGTCACGTTGATCGAGCCGCTGCTGCGTCGCAGCGAGTTCCTGCGCGAGGTGGTCGATGAATTGGGGCTCGATGTGACGGTGGTCCGCGGTCGGGCCGAAGATGCCGAGGTTCGCCAGTCGGTGGGCGAGTTGGATGTGGTGACGTCGCGTGCGGTCGCCTCGCTCGACAAGTTGACGCGCTGGAGCATGCCGCTGCTTCGCGTCGACGGAAGGATGCTCGCCCTGAAAGGCGAGCGCGCTGAGGCTGAGATTGAAGAGCATCGGCGTGTGATGGCTTCCCTGGGTGCAGTCGATGCCAGGGTGGTGAAATGTGGCGTGAACTATTTGAACCCGCCCGTAACCGTCGTCGCCGTGCGGCGAGAAGCGGTGAGACCGGGCAACCGGTCAACGGGCAGAGCCTCCGGTTCGCGGGGGAGATCGGGCAGGAGATGA
- a CDS encoding ParA family protein, translating to MGSDRQAAVGAAATPAVSRETVSRETWNNNAGTPWSTDASMDTPIAAEAEQATRVLHTSHGQLPRPSRQRVFTIANQKGGVGKTTTAVNVAAALALQGLRTLVIDLDPQGNASTALGIEHRPGTPSSYEVLIGDIPVEEALQQSPHSDRLFCIPATIDLAGAEIELVSMVAREGRLRGALAALANHNFDYVFIDCPPSLGLLTINALVAAPEVLIPIQCEYYALEGVGQLLRNIEMVKAHLNPELSVSTVILTMYDGRTKLADQVAEDVREHFGDKVLRTVIPRSVKVSEAPGYGMTILDYDPGSRGALSYLDASREIAERGAPPRGQ from the coding sequence ATGGGTTCTGATCGGCAGGCAGCCGTTGGTGCGGCTGCTACGCCCGCCGTTTCACGTGAAACGGTTTCACGTGAAACATGGAACAACAATGCCGGCACCCCGTGGTCCACGGACGCCAGCATGGACACCCCGATAGCGGCGGAGGCGGAGCAGGCGACACGTGTGCTCCACACCTCGCACGGCCAACTTCCGCGGCCGTCGCGTCAGCGCGTGTTCACGATCGCGAATCAGAAGGGCGGCGTCGGTAAGACGACGACGGCGGTGAACGTCGCCGCGGCCCTTGCGCTGCAGGGGTTGCGGACGTTGGTGATCGACCTCGATCCGCAGGGCAATGCCAGCACGGCCCTCGGCATCGAGCATCGCCCCGGGACCCCGTCCTCGTACGAGGTCCTCATCGGCGACATCCCGGTGGAGGAGGCTCTCCAGCAGAGCCCGCACAGCGACCGGTTGTTCTGCATTCCCGCGACGATTGATCTGGCCGGGGCCGAGATCGAATTGGTCAGCATGGTGGCGCGCGAGGGACGGCTGCGGGGAGCGCTTGCGGCCTTGGCCAACCACAATTTCGACTACGTGTTCATCGACTGCCCGCCGTCCCTCGGGTTGTTGACCATCAATGCTCTGGTGGCCGCGCCCGAGGTGCTGATCCCGATCCAGTGCGAGTACTACGCGCTGGAAGGTGTGGGGCAGCTGCTGCGCAACATCGAGATGGTGAAGGCGCATCTGAACCCGGAGCTGTCGGTGTCCACCGTGATACTGACGATGTACGACGGGCGGACCAAGCTGGCGGATCAGGTTGCCGAAGACGTACGAGAGCACTTCGGCGACAAAGTGTTGCGCACGGTCATCCCGCGGAGCGTGAAGGTATCGGAAGCGCCCGGATATGGGATGACGATCCTCGATTACGATCCGGGTTCCCGTGGCGCGTTGAGCTATCTCGACGCGAGCCGGGAGATCGCAGAGCGTGGGGCACCGCCCCGCGGGCAGTAG
- a CDS encoding ParB/RepB/Spo0J family partition protein yields MNQPVRKRSGLGRGLAALIPTGPAEDGTDALSPRIGATAADVLLGGPPSVTGDSGTPPTATTSVVPDDADPVLSSDVGATYREIDPSLIQPNPRQPRQVFDEEALNELVHSIREFGLMQPIVVRAVEENGQSHYQLVMGERRWRAAQQAGLETIPAIVRETGDDNMLRDALLENIHRVQLNPLEEAAAYQQLLDEFEVTHDELAVRIGRSRPLISNMIRLLRLPIPVQRRVAAGVLSAGHARALLALEGGAEKQEELAARIIAEGMSVRATEEAVTLANRDGNTAPPAPRRKPIQMPGLQDVAERLSSAFDTRVTVSLGKRKGKIVVEFGSVDDLQRIVDIMSAEEH; encoded by the coding sequence ATGAATCAGCCGGTACGGAAGCGGAGTGGCCTCGGCAGGGGACTGGCAGCCCTCATTCCGACCGGTCCTGCTGAGGACGGCACCGACGCCCTGAGCCCCAGGATCGGTGCGACCGCAGCTGACGTTCTGCTCGGTGGCCCGCCGTCCGTGACGGGGGATTCGGGGACGCCGCCCACTGCCACGACGTCCGTCGTACCCGATGATGCTGACCCAGTCCTCAGCAGCGATGTCGGCGCGACCTACCGCGAGATCGACCCGAGCCTGATTCAGCCGAACCCGCGTCAGCCCCGCCAGGTGTTCGACGAAGAAGCGCTGAACGAGCTGGTGCACTCCATCCGTGAGTTCGGATTGATGCAGCCGATCGTGGTCCGCGCGGTCGAGGAGAACGGCCAGTCCCACTACCAGCTGGTGATGGGGGAACGGCGCTGGCGGGCCGCCCAGCAGGCCGGCCTCGAGACAATCCCGGCGATCGTCCGCGAGACCGGTGACGACAACATGCTGCGCGACGCGCTGCTGGAGAACATCCACCGGGTCCAGCTCAACCCGCTGGAGGAGGCCGCCGCCTACCAACAGCTACTCGACGAGTTCGAAGTCACCCACGACGAACTTGCCGTCCGGATCGGCCGGTCGCGGCCGCTCATCTCCAACATGATCCGTCTGCTGCGTCTGCCGATCCCCGTGCAGCGTCGAGTCGCAGCCGGCGTGCTCTCCGCGGGCCACGCACGGGCACTGCTCGCCCTGGAAGGAGGAGCGGAGAAGCAGGAGGAGCTTGCCGCCCGGATCATCGCGGAAGGGATGTCGGTGCGGGCCACCGAGGAGGCCGTGACACTGGCCAACCGCGATGGGAACACCGCACCACCGGCTCCGCGGCGCAAGCCGATTCAGATGCCGGGACTGCAGGACGTTGCTGAGCGGCTCTCGTCAGCCTTCGACACCCGCGTCACGGTCAGTCTCGGCAAACGAAAAGGCAAGATCGTGGTGGAGTTCGGATCCGTGGACGACCTTCAGCGCATTGTCGACATTATGAGCGCCGAAGAGCACTGA
- a CDS encoding acetyltransferase, with product MTARITPLRLEGFEQLPKHARRCVFWEVDPSTVGDDHLTDPEFEKEAWLSMVMLEWGSCGQLAVTVRPDAVPDLGPDIEDAGELALDEPCLGFAFYAPPGAVPRARLFPTAPVSADAILLTAVGVECADDTERLSQSLLAAVVNDLVRRGVRALEAFGYTSAFTELADGGKLPAELAPVVEVLGDCAVDQCMLGSDFLEDVGFTVVAPHPYFPRLRLELDKGLGWKAEVEAALERLLENARIELPVGAGMSGAGVGVKSVAPQ from the coding sequence GTGACAGCACGAATCACGCCGCTACGGCTCGAGGGCTTCGAGCAGCTTCCCAAGCATGCGCGGCGATGTGTGTTCTGGGAAGTCGATCCGTCCACCGTCGGAGATGACCACCTGACGGATCCCGAATTCGAAAAAGAAGCCTGGCTCTCGATGGTCATGCTCGAGTGGGGATCGTGTGGTCAGCTCGCGGTCACGGTCCGTCCGGATGCGGTCCCGGATCTCGGTCCTGACATCGAGGATGCAGGCGAGCTCGCGTTGGATGAACCCTGCCTGGGCTTTGCGTTCTATGCACCTCCGGGCGCGGTGCCCCGGGCCCGGCTCTTTCCCACCGCCCCGGTGAGTGCCGATGCGATCCTGTTGACGGCGGTCGGCGTCGAATGCGCCGACGACACCGAACGGTTGTCGCAGAGTCTGCTCGCTGCCGTGGTGAACGACCTCGTGCGCCGAGGCGTTCGTGCACTGGAAGCCTTCGGTTACACCTCGGCATTCACGGAGCTGGCGGACGGCGGAAAGCTGCCCGCGGAGTTGGCCCCGGTTGTCGAGGTGCTGGGGGACTGCGCCGTCGACCAGTGCATGCTCGGATCAGACTTTCTCGAGGACGTCGGTTTCACCGTGGTGGCCCCACATCCGTACTTCCCGCGGTTGCGCCTGGAACTCGACAAGGGACTCGGCTGGAAGGCCGAAGTGGAAGCCGCACTCGAGCGTCTGCTGGAGAACGCGCGGATCGAGTTGCCGGTCGGTGCCGGGATGTCCGGGGCCGGGGTTGGGGTGAAAAGCGTTGCGCCTCAGTAG
- a CDS encoding alpha/beta fold hydrolase yields the protein MATFALVHGAWHGAWCWELLTPELIGRGHRVVAPDLPADQPSATLETYAEIVGTALGGVGGDDVILVGHSLGGSTIPLVAHHIPVRRLVYLCALIPEPGRSLTEQIKGGDLVNGTCLSGLSGLDSEGCRSWTDHGLARRAFYQDCPDRVAEASVSRLRRQAWTPYHERFPLKQFPAVAATSIICSGDQMVRPDWSRRVSHERLGANVLELPGGHSPFLSRPRMLADVLSRIAGGVALSDAGD from the coding sequence GTGGCGACCTTCGCTCTGGTGCACGGGGCCTGGCACGGGGCATGGTGCTGGGAGCTTCTCACTCCCGAGCTGATCGGGCGCGGCCATCGCGTCGTCGCACCGGATCTACCGGCCGATCAACCGTCCGCCACCCTGGAAACCTATGCCGAGATCGTCGGCACGGCCCTCGGCGGAGTCGGTGGTGACGATGTCATCCTGGTCGGTCATTCCCTGGGCGGCAGCACGATTCCATTGGTGGCCCACCACATCCCTGTTCGTCGACTGGTCTATCTGTGCGCGTTGATTCCGGAACCCGGGCGCAGCCTCACCGAGCAGATCAAAGGCGGCGACCTGGTGAACGGCACTTGCTTATCCGGGCTGAGCGGCTTGGATTCCGAGGGTTGCCGATCCTGGACCGATCACGGTCTAGCGCGACGCGCCTTCTACCAGGACTGCCCCGATCGCGTCGCCGAGGCCTCGGTTTCGCGACTTCGGCGCCAAGCGTGGACACCGTACCATGAACGATTCCCTCTGAAACAGTTCCCCGCTGTCGCCGCGACGTCGATCATTTGCTCCGGCGATCAGATGGTACGGCCAGACTGGTCGCGGCGCGTCTCACACGAAAGGCTCGGCGCCAACGTACTCGAGCTACCGGGCGGACACTCGCCGTTCCTCTCCCGACCCCGCATGCTTGCCGACGTGCTCTCGCGGATCGCAGGTGGGGTCGCACTGTCGGACGCCGGCGACTGA
- a CDS encoding N-acetylmuramoyl-L-alanine amidase, whose amino-acid sequence MSSLRRGDRGGAVTEIRAALAALGLMDNPDADLSTGRHVALDAFDDELDSAVRAFQQHRGLLVDGIVGEATYRALREASYRLGARTLTHQFGAPMYGDDVATLQARLQDLGFYTGMVDGHFGLQTHNALSSYQREYGLYPDGICGPETLRSLYFLGSRVTGGSPHAIREEELVRRSGPQLSGKHVIIDPGRGGADHGMIMHGPDGPISEADILWDLASRLEGRMTAIGMETFISRPANRSPLDPERAATANRVGADLMISLRCESQRSPSANGVASFHFGNSHGSVSTIGRNLADFIQREVVARTGLRDCRSHGRTWDLLRLTRMPTVQVDIGYITNPHDRGLLLSTHTRDAIAEGILAAVKRLYLLGKNDRPTGTFTFAELLAHELSVEQASRGA is encoded by the coding sequence ATGTCGAGTCTGCGTCGCGGTGACCGTGGCGGAGCAGTCACCGAGATCCGGGCAGCGTTGGCCGCGTTAGGTCTGATGGACAACCCTGACGCCGACCTGAGCACCGGTAGGCATGTTGCGCTCGACGCGTTCGACGACGAGCTCGACAGCGCCGTCCGGGCATTTCAGCAGCATCGTGGCCTGCTGGTGGACGGAATCGTCGGGGAGGCCACGTATCGCGCCCTGCGCGAGGCCTCCTACCGGCTCGGTGCACGCACGCTGACCCATCAGTTCGGCGCGCCCATGTACGGCGACGACGTTGCCACCCTGCAGGCCCGCCTGCAGGACCTCGGTTTCTATACCGGCATGGTCGACGGGCATTTCGGCCTGCAGACCCACAATGCGCTGTCCTCTTACCAGCGTGAGTACGGGCTGTACCCGGACGGTATCTGTGGACCGGAAACGTTGCGCTCGTTGTACTTCCTGGGTTCGCGCGTGACCGGTGGGTCGCCGCACGCGATCCGGGAAGAGGAGCTGGTACGCCGCTCCGGCCCGCAGCTGTCGGGTAAGCACGTGATCATCGATCCGGGCCGCGGCGGAGCAGACCACGGCATGATCATGCACGGGCCCGACGGCCCGATCAGCGAAGCAGACATCCTGTGGGACTTGGCAAGTCGGCTGGAAGGCCGGATGACAGCGATCGGCATGGAGACGTTCATCTCGAGGCCGGCCAATCGCAGCCCACTGGATCCCGAGCGTGCCGCCACCGCGAACCGGGTCGGCGCCGATCTGATGATCAGCCTGCGGTGTGAGAGCCAGCGCTCCCCCTCCGCCAACGGAGTGGCTTCGTTCCACTTCGGGAATTCGCACGGTTCGGTGTCGACCATCGGCCGCAACCTTGCCGACTTCATCCAGCGGGAAGTGGTGGCCCGCACCGGGTTACGCGACTGCCGATCCCACGGCCGGACCTGGGATCTGCTGCGGCTGACCCGGATGCCCACCGTTCAGGTCGACATCGGCTACATCACCAATCCCCACGATCGGGGCCTGCTGCTGTCGACCCACACCCGGGACGCGATCGCCGAGGGCATCCTGGCCGCCGTCAAGCGCTTGTACCTGCTGGGCAAGAACGACCGGCCCACAGGGACTTTCACGTTCGCGGAGTTGTTGGCGCATGAGCTTTCGGTCGAACAGGCCAGCCGCGGCGCGTGA
- the trxA gene encoding thioredoxin, with amino-acid sequence MSADSATVTVTDDSFSDDVLTSSTPVLVDFWATWCGPCKMVAPVLEEIAGEKAGELRVAKIDVDANPATARDFQVVSIPTLILFKDGAPVKRIVGAKGKAALLRELADAL; translated from the coding sequence ATGAGTGCGGACAGCGCAACAGTAACGGTTACAGACGATTCGTTCTCCGACGACGTCCTGACCAGCAGCACACCGGTGCTGGTGGATTTCTGGGCCACCTGGTGCGGGCCGTGCAAGATGGTGGCCCCGGTGCTCGAGGAGATCGCCGGCGAGAAGGCGGGCGAGTTGCGTGTCGCCAAGATCGACGTCGACGCCAACCCGGCCACCGCCCGTGATTTCCAGGTGGTGTCGATCCCGACGCTGATCCTTTTCAAGGACGGCGCACCGGTCAAGCGCATCGTCGGCGCCAAGGGCAAGGCCGCGCTGCTGCGGGAACTCGCCGACGCACTCTGA
- the trxB gene encoding thioredoxin-disulfide reductase, with amino-acid sequence MSTSATVHDVIIIGSGPAGYTAAIYAARAQLKPLVFEGTQFGGALMTTTEVENYPGFREGITGPELMDEMREQALRFGADLRMEDVDAVDLTGPVKSVTVGDETHQARSVILAMGAAARHLGVPGEEALTGMGVSTCATCDGFFFRDEDIIVVGGGDSAMEEATFLTRFARSVTLIHRRDEFRASKIMLERARANEKITFLTNTEITQIEGDPKVTGVRLRDTVTGEESKLDVTGVFVAIGHDPRSELVRGQIDLDDEGYVEVVGRTTATTLDGVFAAGDLVDHTYRQAITAAGSGCSAAIDTERWLAEND; translated from the coding sequence ATGTCCACCTCAGCGACGGTTCACGACGTCATCATCATCGGTTCCGGCCCCGCCGGATACACCGCAGCCATCTACGCTGCCCGCGCCCAGCTCAAGCCGCTGGTGTTCGAGGGCACGCAGTTCGGCGGCGCGTTGATGACCACCACCGAAGTGGAGAACTACCCAGGATTCCGCGAAGGCATCACCGGCCCCGAATTGATGGACGAGATGCGGGAGCAGGCCCTGCGCTTCGGTGCGGATCTGCGCATGGAGGACGTCGACGCCGTCGACCTCACCGGCCCGGTGAAATCGGTCACTGTCGGCGACGAGACCCACCAGGCCCGGTCGGTGATCCTGGCGATGGGTGCCGCCGCGCGCCATCTGGGCGTGCCCGGCGAGGAAGCGTTGACCGGTATGGGTGTGAGCACCTGTGCCACCTGCGACGGCTTCTTCTTCCGCGACGAGGACATCATCGTGGTCGGCGGTGGCGATTCGGCGATGGAGGAAGCGACGTTCCTCACCCGATTCGCCCGCTCGGTCACTCTGATCCATCGCCGCGACGAGTTCCGCGCCTCCAAGATCATGCTGGAGCGGGCCCGCGCCAACGAGAAGATCACCTTCCTGACCAACACCGAGATCACCCAGATCGAGGGCGATCCGAAGGTGACGGGCGTGCGGCTGCGTGACACCGTCACCGGCGAAGAGTCCAAGCTCGACGTCACCGGTGTGTTCGTGGCGATCGGCCACGACCCCCGCTCGGAACTGGTGCGCGGCCAGATCGATCTCGACGACGAGGGTTACGTAGAGGTCGTCGGCCGTACCACCGCCACCACGCTCGACGGCGTGTTCGCCGCAGGCGACCTTGTCGACCACACCTACCGCCAGGCCATCACCGCTGCGGGCAGCGGCTGTTCGGCGGCCATCGACACCGAGCGTTGGCTCGCCGAGAACGACTGA
- the sigM gene encoding RNA polymerase sigma factor SigM has translation MGRFGGTGKPGTEQPRGHGAAVRSDAELLAAHVAGDRYAFEELVHRHHSQLRRLAFLTSRHHEDADDAVQDALLSAHRTAASFRHDSAVSSWLYRIVVNACLDRVRRSRNQPTASQYELGHLVHLRDPAGDPAPRVATAIVVERALMQLPVEQRAAVVAVDMQGYSVAETALLLGVAEGTVKSRCARARHKLARLLQYFEADERQHAPSAVGRPDSC, from the coding sequence GTGGGAAGGTTCGGGGGGACCGGCAAGCCGGGCACAGAGCAGCCGCGGGGGCACGGCGCGGCCGTGCGCTCGGACGCCGAACTGCTGGCCGCCCATGTCGCCGGGGACCGCTACGCATTCGAGGAACTGGTCCACCGGCACCACAGCCAGTTGCGCCGCTTGGCCTTCCTGACCAGCCGTCACCACGAGGACGCCGACGACGCCGTGCAGGACGCGCTGTTGTCGGCGCATCGCACGGCCGCCTCGTTCCGCCACGACTCGGCGGTCAGCAGCTGGCTGTATCGGATCGTGGTCAACGCCTGCCTGGACCGGGTCCGCCGATCACGCAACCAGCCCACCGCGTCTCAGTACGAACTCGGCCACCTGGTTCACCTCCGCGACCCCGCGGGCGACCCGGCTCCCCGGGTGGCCACCGCGATCGTGGTGGAGCGGGCCCTGATGCAGCTGCCGGTCGAGCAGCGCGCCGCGGTGGTCGCGGTCGACATGCAGGGCTACTCGGTGGCCGAGACGGCGCTGCTGCTCGGGGTCGCGGAGGGCACCGTGAAGAGCCGGTGCGCCCGCGCCAGACACAAGCTGGCCCGCCTGCTCCAGTATTTTGAAGCCGATGAACGGCAGCACGCCCCGAGTGCCGTCGGACGGCCCGATTCCTGCTGA